One window of the Pseudomonadota bacterium genome contains the following:
- a CDS encoding carbohydrate kinase family protein, with product MSVLICGSLAFDNIMVFQDRFKNHILPDKIHILNVSFLVPELRREFGGCAGNIAYNLKLLGGAPLIMGTVGVDFAPYASWLKGQGMETRCITTIDQSLTAQAFITTDLDDNQITAFHPGAMNYSASNKVADAGAVELGIIAPDGRDGMLAHARQMHEAGIPFIFDPGQGMPMFDGDDLKAFIDIATWVTVNDYESELMQERTGLSPEAIAERVQACIVTRGGEGSNIYTRGGRIDIPCAKPASLTDPTGCGDAYRAGLLYGLVNKLPWETTGRIASLLGAIKIAHAGTQNHYFTRDEFAARYVTEFGAKLDW from the coding sequence ATGTCCGTTCTGATCTGCGGCTCGCTCGCGTTCGATAACATCATGGTGTTCCAGGACCGGTTCAAGAACCACATCCTGCCCGACAAGATCCACATCCTGAACGTTTCCTTCCTGGTGCCCGAGCTGCGCCGCGAGTTTGGCGGCTGCGCCGGCAACATCGCCTACAATCTCAAGCTGCTCGGTGGCGCGCCCCTGATCATGGGCACGGTCGGTGTCGACTTCGCGCCCTACGCGAGCTGGTTGAAAGGGCAGGGCATGGAAACCCGCTGCATCACCACCATCGATCAATCACTGACCGCGCAGGCCTTCATCACCACCGACCTGGACGACAACCAGATCACCGCCTTTCATCCCGGCGCCATGAACTACTCGGCGAGCAACAAGGTTGCCGACGCCGGCGCGGTCGAGCTCGGCATCATCGCGCCCGACGGTCGGGACGGCATGCTCGCACACGCGCGCCAGATGCACGAGGCCGGCATTCCCTTCATCTTCGATCCGGGCCAGGGCATGCCGATGTTCGACGGCGACGATCTGAAAGCGTTCATCGACATCGCCACCTGGGTGACGGTCAATGATTACGAATCGGAGCTCATGCAGGAGCGCACCGGGCTGTCGCCCGAGGCGATCGCCGAGCGCGTGCAGGCCTGTATCGTCACGCGCGGCGGCGAAGGCTCCAACATCTACACGCGCGGCGGACGTATCGACATCCCCTGCGCCAAGCCCGCCAGCCTCACCGATCCGACCGGCTGTGGCGATGCCTATCGCGCCGGCCTGTTGTACGGCCTGGTCAACAAGCTGCCGTGGGAAACCACCGGTCGCATCGCGTCGCTGCTCGGCGCCATCAAGATTGCCCACGCCGGCACCCAGAACCATTACTTCACGCGCGACGAATTCGCGGCGCGTTACGTCACCGAGTTCGGCGCCAAGCTCGACTGGTAG